The sequence CAACACCAGCACCCCGTCAAGCCCCAATCCCACGCCACCTATAATAAAGCCGTCAGCACACTGAAACCCCTGCAAACCCTAGTGCTTCCCCCCGATCCATTTCAGCCGCCGCCGCGCGTAGCAAGCAGGAGCAGCAAGGATGCCGGCTGGCCACGGGCTGCGCTCGCGGACGCGCGACCTGTTCGCGCGCCCCTTCCGCAAGAAGGGCTACATCCCGCTCACCACCTACCTCCGCACCTACAAGATCGGCGACTACGTCGACGTCAAGGTGAACGGCGCCGTCCACAAGGGGATGCCGCACAAGTTCTACCACGGCCGCACCGGTCGCGTCTGGAACGTCACCAAGCGCGCCATCGGCGTCGAGATAAACAAGCAGGTATACCACACGGATCCCTTTTCGCTAGCTCGCTGATAGGTTGCTGGGCGCAGGCAGTTGAAATCGTTTGTGCACGGCGCTTACGTTTAGTGCGCGGACGTATCTTCTGTTCGTGCCATTCTAGGAATTCGAATGTTTAGAGTGACGACAATTTGCTGGtgtgttgtttgatttggatctctgTAGAATTTGTGGAAGCCCAGGGCGCGATTAGTTTTGTAGCGGCAGGAATGGGCAATCATAACCATTTCTTTGTATGATCTGGTAGTGATAGATGCTGTAATTAGGTTGATTCTAGTTTCATGTATGATTGGGTTCTTGGTACTGCACCGGTGTAATACAATTCTAGTTTAACTAAAGGGAAATTTGGattcataccattaaaagatcaccactttggattcataccattactatctcacttacatgtgggtccacatgagtcaatgacatgtggggtccatggtatatatctaaagtttggatcttttaatggtatagatccaattgttccttaaCTAAATGTTCGAGGTTTCAATGGGCCTAACTGTAAGCAATTTTATTTTTTATTGCTTGACCCAGAAGTGCAAACATTTCTGAACAACCAAAATCTACAGTACTTGGATGCTTTATGCAATTAAATCTGCAATCTGTGCAGGATGGGATTGTTAAGCTCAGTTATGCTGGACATATTATGCTCTGTGTAGTGGTGATATCAATGATAATGGCTTAATCTATGTGTAAGTTCTTTAGATTCTGATAACTTGTTATCTTTTCAGGTGAATGGTCGCATCATCAGGAAGCGTATCCATGTCCGCGTGGAGCATGTGCAGCCATCCCGCTGCACAGAAGAGTTCCGCCTGAGGAAGGTGAAGAATGACCAGCTGAAGGCGGATGCAAAGGAGCGCGGCGAGGTCATCAGCACCAAGAGGCAGCCGTTGGGCCCCAAGCCTGTCTTCATGGTTGAGGGGACTACCATCGAGACCGTCACTCCCATCCCGTACGATGTGGTCAATGATCTTAAGGGAGGATACTAGGTTGTTTGTTTGGTCTTTCTACCTGTTCTACATCTGTGTTACTCTAGTGCGTACAATTTTGCTCACACTGAGCAGTAGTATGAACCTATTGTGTGTTCATGTTGAAATTTTTCCCGTTCTGTGCAAACCTGAGTTTAGAAGAACGCTATGCCTTGATCTTTGCTtctgagaacaaagatttgcctTTTTCAACCTCATACGGTGCTTATGTATTTATGTTGTTTGAACCGTGAAGTGGAAATTGGGAAAGTATGTCACACTAGTACCAACCGTCTTTAGCCAACGTATTTTAATTGGTCCATGTCGTTTTGAACTGGTTGAAGTTAAGCTTTTTTGAAAAGAATTAAAAAAAAGAGGTCTCATGCTCATTTCAACTGCTGTAGAAACCATCTGAGGATGAGGAAGGGCCTCTACATAGTGAGAGACTTGAGAGTTGATAATCACTATTCGTAGTGAGAGACTTAGAGTTGATAATCACTTGATTAGTAGCTTTACTTGAGAGTTGATAATCACTAATCGTAATGAGATACTTAGAGTTGATAATCACTTGATTAGTAGCTTTATCAGTGTGTCAAGAGTAGCTTATGTGCATCCACCACCTTGATCAGACTTGGTCATACTAAGTTAGAGTTAGTGCATGCTACTTTTGGTACTAAAATCAGCTTGATGACTTAATGGCGATTAAAAGATCGGTGATCATTTGGAGAGGTTGAGTGACCTAACTCAAACTTATATATGACTGTGAGCAGTTTACCGTGCTCGAGAAATGAAGAATTAACTTGTAGAGACTATTTAGTCATTACACGAAGCAAAGGGGTGCGACACCCTT is a genomic window of Zea mays cultivar B73 chromosome 5, Zm-B73-REFERENCE-NAM-5.0, whole genome shotgun sequence containing:
- the LOC100192855 gene encoding 60S ribosomal protein L21-like, with amino-acid sequence MPAGHGLRSRTRDLFARPFRKKGYIPLTTYLRTYKIGDYVDVKVNGAVHKGMPHKFYHGRTGRVWNVTKRAIGVEINKQVNGRIIRKRIHVRVEHVQPSRCTEEFRLRKVKNDQLKADAKERGEVISTKRQPLGPKPVFMVEGTTIETVTPIPYDVVNDLKGGY